The Candidatus Krumholzibacteriota bacterium DNA window CGGCGAGGCCGTCCCGCTCGAAATCGATCGGCGTGACGGCGAGATAGGTGACGTGGCCGATCGGGATGCGGCTTTCCTTGAGGTTCAGCTCGGCCATGAACGGCTCGGCGTAGCGGATCGCCGCGAGGGCCTCGGGCCAGGGCACGCCCCCGTCGAAGTGCATCGCGGCCATGTCGCCCTCCTCCCCGATCGCCGTCCACGCCGCGTCGACCCCCTCCTGCGAGAAGGCGTGGGGGAAGTCGGTGAACCCGAGCGCGTACGGGCGCAGCGTGTCGGGAAGGGCCGGGCCTGGATCGACGGCGCCGTCGTCGCCGCAGCCGGCGGCGAAAAGCAGCGCGACGAGGAGGGCGAGAGCGACGGGCGATCCGCGGTTCATGGCTGATCCTTCCGTGCCGGCGGCGCCTCGCGGCGCCTTGCGGAGAGAGGTGGATATTTCCCGTCCTGCGACGATACCACGGGAAGGGCTCCGCCGGATGTCTTTACTTTTCCTTCGGGGAGGAGTATATTCCTGGCGTGGGACTTCCCTGTGTGTGGGGGCGAATGGATTCGACGGGGATGGAAGAAGTACGGGAAGCGTGCCGAGGTGCCATCAGACCTCGTTAAACAGGTGGCAAACCAACAACTGCCAACGACAACTTGGCACTGGCCGCCTAAACACGGGCGACCCGTCCGCTCCGGTTGCGCCGACGGAACCGGAATCCGGGCGTTGACGACCGCCGGCTGGTTCGCCGACCCGCTCCTGGAAGGTGAACGAGAAAATTAGGAGCTAGCTGCCCTGCCCTGTTGTCCGCTGCGCGGCAGGGCGGCGAGACTGTTTCGGCGGACTACGCACGTAGACGATCGTATGGAAGCATCTTCGGACGCGGGTTCGATTCCCGCCGCCTCCACCAGTTTCCAATATGGTGGCGAAACGATCGAGGCCCGGGCGCTCGCAGGCACCCGGGCCTTTTTCTCGCGGGGCGCGCCCGGAGCGCGCGCGGCCGCCCGGGGCGGCGGTCACTCCCCGACGCCGCGTACGCGGTAGAGCGATACATCCCCGTCCCGGCTGATCAACTCGAGACAGGATGGCGCGCCGCCGCCGCCGAGGAGCCCCGCCGGCCGGGAACCGAGCGTGAGGCGGCCGACGACCGCGAAATCGGCCCCGGTCTCCCGCGCCTGGCGGCACAGACGTTCTCCGTATCCGGCGTCGTCCGTTCCCGACGGCGACGCGATCTCCACCCAGCGATATTCCACGTACCGTTGCATGAACGGGAAGGTGCCGAGGACGACGATCCCCGGCCCGTGCGCCTCGCCGAGCTTTCGCGCGGCGGCCAGCTCGGCCGTCGGGTGCGCCCGGACGAAGGCGGGCAGGCGCGTGGCGGTGGAGACGGCCGTCGCAACGAGGAGCGCCGCGGCGACGAGGGCGCCGCGGGTCCATCGCCATCGCCCGATCGGCCGCCTGAACCAGCCCGCGTCGAGAAGCCCGGCCGCCGCGAGGTAGAGGATCGGCAGGAGCGGGAGAAGGAAGCGTACACCCGAGAAGAAGAAGAGGCAGACGGCGGGGAGATAGACGGCGACGAAGAGGATCGCCGCCGGGTGCCGCCGCCGAACGAGCTCCCGCGCGGCCCCGGCCGCGGCGAGCGCGGCGAAGAGCGCCCCGGCGGGCCCCGCGCCGCCGAGATAGTAGAGCGTCGAACGGAAGAAGCGGCCGATCTCGACGGCGCCGCCGGCGAGGAAGGCCGCCGGGTCGGCGGAGATGACCGCCCACAGGCCCCCCGCCGGCATGCGGGAGAAGTACGACCAGTCGCCGCCGCCGTGCAGCTTGAAGGCGAGGTTCTTCCACGATTCGCTGTAGAAGGGGACGCCGAAGACCCGGATCGAGAGGATCGCGTGCGGGATGAGGACGCAGGCGCCGGCGAGAAGGAACGCCGCGGTCCGTCCGGCCCTGCCGCCTCCCCGTCCCGCGTCCGCCGGCCACAGCAATGCGGCGAGGGCCACGGGCAACAAAAAGAACCCGGTGTAGCGCGTGAAGCAGGCGAGCCCGACGACCGCGCCGAGGGCGGCCGCCCCCCGGGCCGAGGGGGTCTCGCGGAGACGCGCGGCGAGCAGCACCGACGCCAGCGCGAACGCGGCGAAGAGCATGTCGGTGGACGCGCTCAGCCCGAGGGTGAAGACGTTGACGTTGAGGGCCAGGGCCGACGCGGCGAAGAGGCCCGCCCACGATCCGGATTGCCCGCGCCCGGCACGCCACGCGAAAAGGAGGAAAAGTCCCGCGGCGAGCGTCGAGACGATGCGCGCGCCGGCGAAGGAATCGCCGACGATCCCCCCGGCTGCCGCCGCGACGATCGTGTAGAGGAGCGGCCGGTAGGGATCGCGGGGCAGGGCGCCGCCGCGCAGTTCCTCGACGCGGTCGACGTATCCGTCCCACTCGGCGCCCCCGACCGTCTCCATCCGGTGGTACCTGCCGCCGAAGAAAAGCAGGAAGAGCACGAAGAAAAGAATGACGGCGAGGGCGATGCGGTCGGCGGTCGTCGTCATCGGATCGGTTCCTATCCGAGGATGCCCCGGATCGACTCGAGGAGCATGCCGGGGGTGTAGGGTTTCTGGATGATCGCGGCGTTTGCCGGGATGCGCCGGTCGCTCTCGGGATCGAAGCTGTAGCCGCTGCTGAAGAGGATCGGGACGTCGCTTTGCAGCCGGATCTGCTCGAAGACGGACACTCCGCCCCGTTTCGGCATCATGACGTCGAGGAGGAGGAGATCGATCTCCCCGGCGTGCTCGTCGTACCTGGCGAGGGCCTCCTCGCCGTCCCGGGCCGTGATCACCCGGTAGCCGGCCCGCTCGAGCACCTTGACGGCGAGATTGAGCACCTGCTCCTGGTCCTCGGCCACGAGGATCGTCTCCGAGCCCTCTCCGTTCGCGGCGGCCGGCTCGGCGGCGGATTCGGGCGAGAACTCGCGGTCGGTCGTCGGCAGGTAGAGCCGGAAGGTCGTTCCCTCGCCCGGCTCGCTCTCCACCTCGATGATCCCCCCGTGCCGCTTGACGATCCCGTAGACCATCGAGAGCCCCAGCCCCGATCCCTTGTCGATCCCCTTCGTCGAGAAGAAGGGCTCGAAGATGCGCTCGACAACGTCGGGAGGCATCCCGAGACCCGTGTCGGCAACCTCGATGAGGACGTGGTCGCCCTCGTTCGCCCACGGGTGGTCGTCGCGGAAGGCCTCGTCGATCGTGACGATGCTCGTTCTGAAGTCGAGCCGTCCTCCCTCCGGCATCGCGTCGCGGGCGTTGATGGCGAGGTTGATCAGTATCTGCTCGATCTCGCCGGGATCGATGTAGACCGCGCCGCCGCCGGCGCCGGCGGCGAACACGAGCTCGATGCTTTCCGAGATCATCCGGCGCAGGATCGGCTCGATCGCGGCGACCTGTTCGTCGATCGCGACGACGCGGGGCTGGATCGGCTGGCGGCGGCTGAACGCGAGCAGGTGGCTGACGAGGGTCGACGCCCGCTTGCCGGCGCGCAGTATCTGCTCGATATCGGAATAGGCGGTTTGCTCGGGCGGGATCTCCCGGAGGGCGAGATCGGCGTTGCCGAGGATGACCTGGAGCAGGTTGTTGAAATCGTGCGCGACGCCGCCGGCGAGCTGTCCGACCGCCTCCATCTTCTGCGCCTGGCGGAGCTGTTTCTCGAGA harbors:
- a CDS encoding glycosyltransferase family 39 protein, whose protein sequence is MTTTADRIALAVILFFVLFLLFFGGRYHRMETVGGAEWDGYVDRVEELRGGALPRDPYRPLLYTIVAAAAGGIVGDSFAGARIVSTLAAGLFLLFAWRAGRGQSGSWAGLFAASALALNVNVFTLGLSASTDMLFAAFALASVLLAARLRETPSARGAAALGAVVGLACFTRYTGFFLLPVALAALLWPADAGRGGGRAGRTAAFLLAGACVLIPHAILSIRVFGVPFYSESWKNLAFKLHGGGDWSYFSRMPAGGLWAVISADPAAFLAGGAVEIGRFFRSTLYYLGGAGPAGALFAALAAAGAARELVRRRHPAAILFVAVYLPAVCLFFFSGVRFLLPLLPILYLAAAGLLDAGWFRRPIGRWRWTRGALVAAALLVATAVSTATRLPAFVRAHPTAELAAARKLGEAHGPGIVVLGTFPFMQRYVEYRWVEIASPSGTDDAGYGERLCRQARETGADFAVVGRLTLGSRPAGLLGGGGAPSCLELISRDGDVSLYRVRGVGE
- a CDS encoding PAS domain S-box protein, translated to MKRTSGKTDGESGTEAQRADQVRARDAARAGHDAVRALRASEATLRGVMNAAPIGIGLVTDRVIGWTNRKMSGILGYEHGELEGMSARRLYESAEEYERVGRIKHDEVRRTGAGMIQTRMVRKDGIVIDVLLSSAAIDPADFHAGLVFTVMDITEMRRGEETRRRLAAAIEQAAEAIITFDRRARVEYVNPAFERITGFARDEVVGELPTFMESGAHSQSFYQRLWNTLLGGDPWHGRVVNRRKDGEHVEVECSIAPLKDDEETITGYIEVMRDITREVHLEKQLRQAQKMEAVGQLAGGVAHDFNNLLQVILGNADLALREIPPEQTAYSDIEQILRAGKRASTLVSHLLAFSRRQPIQPRVVAIDEQVAAIEPILRRMISESIELVFAAGAGGGAVYIDPGEIEQILINLAINARDAMPEGGRLDFRTSIVTIDEAFRDDHPWANEGDHVLIEVADTGLGMPPDVVERIFEPFFSTKGIDKGSGLGLSMVYGIVKRHGGIIEVESEPGEGTTFRLYLPTTDREFSPESAAEPAAANGEGSETILVAEDQEQVLNLAVKVLERAGYRVITARDGEEALARYDEHAGEIDLLLLDVMMPKRGGVSVFEQIRLQSDVPILFSSGYSFDPESDRRIPANAAIIQKPYTPGMLLESIRGILG